The genomic stretch TGGAGAGAAGAGCCCACAGCCTTGGTCCCAGCCCCTTCCTGCCCTGCATGCAGACAGAGGGCTGCAGAGCCTCcctggtgggagggaagggggcaccTGCACTTCCGTGGAGCCCAGCAATGCTGGTCCCGAGGGGCCCCTGTGGGTCAATGTTGTGGCCCAGACATGTGGCCTCGCCAGAGGACAGAGcgtgaaaaggaaatggaaatggaaaaaggtCCCTCATTTCCAGGTGAATATAGCACGTTTGGGGAATGGAGAGTGGGCTGGGTCTCAACTCCCACTTGCCTCCTGGGCCAGATGCCCGTGTGCACCAAGCAACCTGCACAACTGCACATGGTGATCATGGGTCCCACCCAGTGTGCCTGGACAGGCAATGCCACCCACCCACTGTTGTGGTGCTTGTGGTTATCGAGGGGCTGCATTGCTGTGTTACAACAGGCCAGGGCTGAGAGACGGGGACTCTGTCAGGCGGCTGGGTAGACACATAACAAGAGACGGGAGAGGGACCGCCACGGACCTCAAGCTGGGTGACAGGGAAGGGATAGTCTCCGCTGGTTTGGCCCAGGACCTGCCACCTGAAGACCCAGCTCTGTGAAGGGCTCAGCCTCTGTCGCAGCCGAGGACGCATCACCCATGTCGTGGCCGTGCGTCTGGCCACAGGCAGGGGAGACCCAGGCTGCTCTGCGGGCCCCTTGCCCCGCCCTCCCCAGGCATCAAAGGATGTCCTTGTCACCTACCTGGCGACCCGCACCTCTCTGAAACCCCCAGCTCAGGCCCCTCCACAGAGGGTCACCTCTGGATGTTTGGAACGTACCCCCTGCCTCCCTGGCACCTTATTTGCATAAAACAAGAGGCAGGTGGCATTCGAGATACTTCACAGGAGGTGCGTCCCAGGGCAAGATCCGTCCTCTTTGCCACCATCAGGAACTGCCCGGCCAAGACCTGCCCCCACCAGAACCCTCACGGGCTTGGCCATATCAGCAACCCTCTCAGACCCTTGGCCATGATGGACCCAGGGACCCCATCCGAAAAGGCGGGAGGATGGAGATTTGAGGGCAGGCCCTCTGGCCAGCCCTGCCCTAGCCAGCATCCTGCCTGGAGAAGGCCCCTCCTGATgccctgaccacccccccccccttctcaacCACTGGGCCTTCCTCTATTTCCCCGCATAaggctctgtccccaccctccccagtaACTTTGGTTCAGGGGCCTGAGGGCAGCCCGGCTGACCAGGACCCGGAGGATGTTGTGTCTGGGGTGGGCCAGGTGACAgcaaccctcccccaccccccaccatttgCACACTTGGAGAGTCAGGTGAACCAAGAGGCTCCCCCTCTGGACCAGATGACAAGGGAGACTGTCATCCAGGACCATTGCCCCAGGTCCAGCCCTCTCCTGAGGGACAGAAGATAGAGGCTGAGCCCCATTCGGCTGGGCCCAGTGTCTGCCCCCCTGGGGGGAGCCCAAGGGCCGAGAAGACACAATCATCTGCCATGCCTCGCCCATCAgcacctgctccctcctccagTCCTCGCCCACTGCTGGCCTCCCTCAGACGTGGATCCTCACTGCTTCCTGCCAGTCTAGGGAATGCCCTCATGGGAAAAAGGCATCTTTACTGCCCCAAGGCCGCCCAACTGGACATCAGCAACACCATCCACCCCAGCCTGGCGCCCACCGTCCATCCttactctccctgcccctgccccaaagCCTTGTCTTTTAAAGGCCTGGCTTGGGTGTGGGACCTGTCCATCTCCGTGGAGCTGGAGTCTCAGAGTTAGCGTGGATGGGAGCGTGCCGTCTGTCCCCTGAGGGTGACCGGGATTCCAAGGGGAATTCAGCCAGCAAGCGGCCACCCTGGCGGAGTCAGGGTAAAGGCCATGGCTGGGAGCCCTGACAGGTCCTGGTCTGGTGTGCAGCATTTCCCTGGCACTCGGCTCCCAGGAAGACCCACCCTGGACTTGTCCAAGTCCTCAGGCTGGGACACAGGTGATCATGCATCCCTGCCCCAGCTGGGAACCACCCAGAGAGGCAGACGGGAGGACTCAGGCTGCTTCCTGCCACATCTGGACAACCGAACATCTGGGCCACCATGCTTCGCCCCTAGGACGCCTCCATGTGAATTAGAAAAGGCACCCCCGCTCGCTGAGGAGGAGACGGTGGGGCCTTCCAGATGCTTCTATCCCAGGAAACAGCTGCAGGCAGCCATCCaccaccctctccttccccctgcaGATGTGGACAAATGTCAGCGGAAACCCAGACTCTGTAAAGGCCGCAGCATCTGCATCAACACCCAGGGCAACTACACCTGCAGGTGCCCACCCGGCTTGGAGCTCAACCTGAGCGACCCGAACACGTGCTCAGGTAGAGGCCCCGGGAGACGCTGTGAGGCTGCGCTGGAGCTGGGGCGGGGCCAAGGCGGACCCCGCAGCCCACAGAGCAGGGAGAAGAGCCTTGGGTTCCTGAAACACTAGGGCTTTGCTCTGCCCAAGGATCTGCCTCCCCAGAAGGCCCACCACAGAGCAGGGAGGTAGCAGGGCCTTCCGGGCCTGGGGTTCCCTTGTGGAGCCCCCCGCCTCTGTGAGCATCCCCTGGTCTCGCCCCTTCCTCACCTGCCTcttgggagcagggggagggtgtCGCTTCCAGTTCCTGGAAAGGGAGCCTGggccagagctggggagggagtaGCTGAGAGTCCTTGGAAAGAAAGTCCAGTCCCCATGACTCAGTTTCCCCCCTGGTTTCACAGCCTGTAAACCGGGGACCATGGTCCCTGCCACGCCCATCTTGCAGGGAGGCCATCATAAGGTGCACTGAGATTGAGGTTGAAGGTCACCAGGGGGCAGCACGTGCAATAACAGCAGGGTCCCTGATGCCGGGCAGTGAGAGATGGGTGCAGCCAGTGGAGGGGACCCTGACCCTCTGGCTTTGTCCTCAGATGTGAATGAATGTACCTCGGGGCAAAACCCGTGCCACAACACCACCCACTGCCTCAACAACATTGGGAGCTATGAGTGCCGCTGCCTCCCTGGCTGGAAGCCCATTCCTGGGTCCCCCAATGGCCCAAACAACACCGTCTGTGAAGGTCCAGAGCTCAGATGCCACGTCCTGGAGACCCACACTCAGAACAGCTGATTGCATGCGTATTCAGTGGCACCCACACCACCCAAGCAGAATGAATGCTGGCGGTGCCCTGCAGTGCCAAGCGTTAATTCTCTTGAGGCTTGATGGGAAAAGatctggggggggcggggatcctGGGGAAGGAGCCGGGGTACTGAGGAGCAGGCTCCTTGGAGACCCCAGGTGGCAGCTAATTACCAACTGGGACAAAGGTGTTTCAATAGTTCACAACCTGCACATCTGTACAGGGCTCACGTGCTATGTGTCAGGCCTCCCCACACTTCCCATAACTCCTGCATCACCAGGATGTGGGGTCGGCAGGGGATGTCACCTCCAGCCAAGGTGGGAGGTACTAATATGGGGAAAGGGGGCAGGACACAGAAGGAGAAGGGCCCGAGTGCCATCTTTGTGTCCCCAGATGTGGACGAGTGCAGCTTCCGGCCGCCTGTGTGCCACAACTCCACCGTCTGCGTCAACACCGTGGGCTCATACAGGTGCCGCTGCCGCCGTGGCTGGGAGCTCAAACCCAGATtccagaataagcaaatgaaCACCACCTGTCAAGGTACCTGGTCTGACCTGACCCCAGCCGccatcccaacacacacacacagacactctcACACCTAATAAATGGCTGTTTTATCGCCTGCAGAGATGTCCTTCCCTGCCTGGACCGAACCCCCTGGAATCAAGAGCCAGGTGAGTGGCCCCAGCAGGGACCAGGAGGCAGGAATCCCTCTGTGCCGCCCGCCTAATTCCCCCAATTTCCccaagctccccccaccccaccccaacacacatacGCAAGGCTCTCCGAcccgccccttctcctctcttcccaggGACTCTccaacttctttaaaaaagtccAAGTTCTGCGCAGAGACTTCAAGCCGGCCTTGGCTCAGGGCACCATCCAGGTAAGAGCACAActcaggagaagaaagagaacctGGGCATCCCATAGAGTCCTGGGAGGAAGCTGCCCCATCACCACGACAGCTTCTCTGAGACCCCGCCCCTCCCACGGTGAGTGGGAGAGCAGACACGCCAGTATTCACACTGCTGGGCACCCACCTGCACCCACAAATGACTTTTCTTTTCGCTGTTTCTGGACATTGGGCTTTATGTCATTCTTGGCATTTGTGAACAGGGTTGACCATGAGCGCTGGATTCCAGGGGCAAAGACCCAGGGAATCAGCCCCAGTACCACCTTTATCTACCAATCAGTTTTTAGGGGCTGTTCTCCGGGGCTGAGTGGGCAGGGTCTTCGTGGCTCACTGGCTCCATTCACTCATCCCCCCCCAGGACCTCATAAAGGGGGTGGATGAGTTGTTGCAGACCCCGGAAGACCTGGGGGCGCTGCCCCGCTCAGAGCAGCGCCGTGTGGCCGCGAACCTGCTCGCTGGCCTGGAGGACGTCCTGAGAAACATAAGCCAGGCCCTGCCCAATGGGACATTGACCTTCAGTGCATCTGCAGGCACAGGCAAGTACTGGGGTCTGCCCCGggctcctgccctgcccttccccacctcgTTTATCCCCCAGCCTCACTGGAGCCAGTGACCATGCTTGTATCTCAGTGTTACACTCCCTAAACCAattaaaaggttgaaaagaaatgaataaaactgtaAATCGTATACATTTTCATTGTAATATACATTATCAGCAGAGGAAATCATTCtaatgaagaatttaagatacaaaatggaaacatcttcaaaagaagacaatttattaaatttttcagaatgtaaattttgtattatttgatatttaagtTCATCaccattttattacttaattttatttagtttttaaggtttatttacttttgggagtgagagagacagagcttgagcggggaaggggcagagagagagggagacacagaatctgaagcaggctccaggctctgaactgtcagcacagagcccagtggggctcgaactcactgaccacctTTTGTGTAGCCATTCATTCactgttggacatttgggttgttgaCACCTTTTGACTATTTTGAATAGCGTTACTATGAATACTTCTGGATGAGTTTTTGCTTGAATAACTGTTTTCGACTCAATGTATATAGACGTAGGGGTGGAATTTCTCAGcgatatggtaactctgtgttccattttttgaggaatgaccaaaatgaccaaaatgagcaaatgaccAAAATGGCAgtgccattttacatccccatTGGTAACACGCAATGGTTCCAATATCCATATTCTCAGCAACACTTGGtgcttacattttgttttctgatagcAACTTCAGTGTATGtcaggtaatatctcattgtgggtttgatttgcatttcccaagtgactaatgatatttaatatcttttcacatgattgttgaatatttgtatattatatatatatgaacttatatatgtatacatgtatgtatacatatatatatatatatatatatatatatatatatatgagcttatatacttttcttttttggagacaTCTATgcaagtcctttgcctatttttaaatcaggttgtttggcTTTTGGTTGTTGGGAGAGTTCTTTATGTGTTCTAACAGTAGACTCTATGAGACATGTGATTTGCtaattttttctcccattccacagattgtctttttactttcacGAACAGATGCTTCTGTCGGATGAAAtctattttctctactttctctttttttgcgtGTGCACTGGTGTCTTACCTGGGActccattgccaaatccaaggctGTGAAGATTTAcacctgtgtttccttctaaCGGTTCTAGTTTTAGCTCATAAATGTAGGTCTTTgtcccattttgagttaatttttgtgtgttgtgtgagGTAGAGTCCCTTATACTGCAAGTGGAGATCCAGATGTGcaagcaccatttgctgaagagacttttctttttccattgaatagtCTTGGTATCCCTTGTTGAagaaaatcagttgaccacagatgtgtgggtttatttctggactttcaattttattttataggtcTGTATGCCTATCTTTGTGCTAGTACCctactgttctgattactatagattagtagtaagttttgaaatcaggaggtgtaagtactccaattttttttttcattttcaagattattttgggtATTAGGGCCCCTTGCAATGTCCTATGAATGTTAGGATGCACTgttccatttctgaaaaaaaaaaaggtggaatttTGGTAtgggttgcattgaatctatagatctcTTGGGaaatattgccatcttaacaatattatgccttttatttttttattattttaaaagatatttatttattttgagagggagagaatgggagaaagagagagataatgagacagagagagacagagagagagggagagagagaaagggagagaaaggaagagagagagagagaatcacaagcaggttccacaactcagcacaaagcccaatgtgggtttcaatctcacaaactgtgagatcaccatcTGAGCTAATATcaagatgttcaactgactgagccactaaggtgccccAATATTAAGCCTTTTAATCTACTAACATAGAATGTTTTCCtagttattcagggtctttcatttatttcaaaaaatatttttgtacttttctctGATACAAGTCTTGAACCTCCTTGGGtaaatttattcctaatattttgttgaatattcttttacatctatgttcataagaAATATTGgtctattgttttctttaatggctttatctgtttttttttttaaatcagagtgaTGGTGGCTTCATAACATTATTTAGGTagtattccttcctcttccatttttggaTGAGTTTATAAAGGATTCTTGTTAATTCTTACTTAAATGGTTGGCAGAATTCACCGGTAAAGCCATCTGGTTGAGGCTTTTCATTTTGGggaatttttgattactgatttgttctttttgccTGTTATAGGTCTGTTTGGACTTTAGTTATTTTTCAGTTACTTTTGTAGTTTGTGTGTCTCTAGGAATTTGTtaatttcatctaggttatccaatttgttggtgtatagttGCTCATAGAATTTTCTTACAATCCTTTAtaaattcagtgtgtgtgtgtgtgtgtgtgtatgtaaacacACATATAAAGGATAGTATTATTACAGCCTCTACAGCCACCAATACTATCCACACTCCCTTAATAACTCTGACATCTCATAGACCTGTCCCTGAAGGTGCAAGAACAAGGAGACAGAAATGTCACCTTGAGTCTGAACCAGGCAAAGATGCTGCTGAGCTTGGATGAGGTGCATGAATCTAGTGACTCAGGTAAGGGCCGAGATGGGAGGTCACAAGACGCCCAAGGACGTGACACACGGGGACCTGAAGCTTACGGGGAGGTAGGGGGCAGAGTGGGGCCACAAAGGGTCCATCTGAGGAAGAAGGGGCGCTGGTGGGCACCCCGAGGTATCCACATTGGCCTGGTCCTGCAGGTCCTTCGGTGGTGGGCCTCATCTCCACTCCAGGGATGGCCAAGTTACTGGCCGAGGCGCCCCTGATCCTGGACCCTAAGCAGCAGGCAGTTCTGCGTGAACACAAGGAATTGCTGGGAGAGGTCTCCCCTGTCCTGCTCTCAGATGTCGTCTCTGCCTTTGTGAGCAACAAGGACACCCAGAACCTCGGCTCCCCCGTCACCTTCATCTTCTCCCACCGCGTGAGTCCTGGTGGA from Prionailurus viverrinus isolate Anna chromosome A2, UM_Priviv_1.0, whole genome shotgun sequence encodes the following:
- the ADGRE2 gene encoding adhesion G protein-coupled receptor E2 isoform X4; translation: MRNGHLSLLPGLLTQLLLPLGAAAQKTSDCARWCPLNSRCVNATACRCSPGFTSLSGDVFTNRLENCDDIDECGPPLPVSCGKFADCQNTEGSFYCKCRPGYLLASGAKAFRNESENTCQDVDKCQRKPRLCKGRSICINTQGNYTCRCPPGLELNLSDPNTCSDVNECTSGQNPCHNTTHCLNNIGSYECRCLPGWKPIPGSPNGPNNTVCEDVDECSFRPPVCHNSTVCVNTVGSYRCRCRRGWELKPRFQNKQMNTTCQEMSFPAWTEPPGIKSQGLSNFFKKVQVLRRDFKPALAQGTIQDLIKGVDELLQTPEDLGALPRSEQRRVAANLLAGLEDVLRNISQALPNGTLTFSASAGTDLSLKVQEQGDRNVTLSLNQAKMLLSLDEVHESSDSGPSVVGLISTPGMAKLLAEAPLILDPKQQAVLREHKELLGEVSPVLLSDVVSAFVSNKDTQNLGSPVTFIFSHRLVTPGPTQKVFCVFWEHSQDGGGHWSTMGCRMVATGDANTTCQCSHLSSFAILMAHSHVQEEDPVLVFITYVGLGLSLLCLLLAALTFLLCKAIQNTSTSLHLQLSICLFLAHLLFLTAIDQTKIKLLCAIIAGALHYLYLASFTWMLLDGLHLFLTARNLMVVNYSSVSRFMKRLLFPVGYGVPALIVAISAASRPSLYGTPTRDLPFLEI